The DNA window GTTTTTTGAATCAAACTTTTAACCCAGTATTTATTACTGCAGAAGATCTTCCAGCCTCCGTTTTTGAAAGCACTATAACCGATACTTTCAAAGCTTTTTCTCTTTTCTTTCTGCTGCTTTACATTATTATTACAGCAAATAGAATTGCTCAGGTGGATCATAAGAATAATGGTTGGCAACTTATGGAAACACAGCCGATCAGTAAATTTCAGCTGTATCTTTCTAAATATATTGTTCTCTTGATCTTAGGCTTTTTGTGTATAGCTTCTTACTTTATATTTAGTATTCTTTTTTCTTTATTGGATTTCTATATTCATCCCAGTGAAACAAAACTGCTTACTTTCGATTTGCTCTGGGTTGTGAAAACATTTACTAGGCTATGTTTCGCGATATTAGGTGTTGCAGCGATTCAACTATGTGTTTCTGTGGCTTTTCCCGGCTTTATTTGGGCTTTTTTAGTGGGGATTCTTGGACTCATTGTTAATATGTATTCTCTGGTTGAAAGAGCAAGTCTTCCATATATTCCATACAATTCCATGTATATTTTAAGTAAATCTCCTAACATAAGAAGTCTTAGTCATTTTGTTACATACAGCGAATATTTAAGCTTGTTTTGGGCGATTGTATTTTTTATAATAGGATATTTCTGGTATCGAGGAAAAAGTTTCAAAACTGCTTTTCTAAAAAGTAAAAAACAAATTATCCTTTCATGCATTTTTGTAATTGTGGTATCTGGGGCATTCTTTATTTTAGAAAAACCAAAAGCTTACTATAGTGAAGGTTCGGGAATTTTGATCAAAGGAAAATTGAGTACAGATCTGAAAATAGACTCCATAAAGATTTTCTCTAAAGATTTTCATAAAAAGATCGGAAGTGCTGCTGTAAGAGATGGGATCTTTTTATGGGAAACAAAACAAGATTTACCATTTGATGAATATAGTCTTGAATTTGGAACTAAAAGAATTGATTTTATGATGGGAGATGGGGATCGATTTGACTTTAATATTCGATGTAACACCATGCATATTCTTTATTATCTTAATTCTAACCGATCTGCAGAACAGGAGTACAAAAATGAGGAAGATGGCTTTGGATCTGAATTTTCTTATGCTGTGGATGGGCAGAAATATAATGATGATCCCATCCAATTTTATAAGCTGGCTCAATCTGACTGGAAAAAGAATATGAAAAGGCTTGAGTATTATACAGATTCCGAGAATCATGCACTTTCTGATGAATATAAAGCATACCGAAAGCAGTTGCTTGCTATTCAATATTTGAATGAGATTAATAATTATAGAAAAATGACTTCCTATGATGATCCTAAATTTGCTCCTCCAGCTTCCTTTCTGACAGAATTAAATACAGGAATTAAAAACCCAACTCTATTATTAAGCAAGAATGATGATTATATTCAATATAAACTTGATCAAATGCTTACTGATAAGGATAGATTATCAAATGCTGACAGTATTCTTTTTATAAAATTAAATACTCTGCCAAATGGAATTAATAAAGATCGTCTTTTAACAAAACATCTTGTTAAAAGTATGGAATTAGAATCTGATAGTCTTTCAAGAAATCAGCTCTTTGCAAAAGAGATTAAAGAATTAAAAGATATTGATTATCAGAAATTGGTTGAATCCAATTTCGAGCAGCTTAATATCTCTCAAAAAGGTGCTCCATTTTTAGATTTAAAACTCCTTGATAATAAAGGAAAAGCTCATCAACTATCTCAATACAGAGGAAAGTATGTGGTCATAGATCTGTGGGCGACATGGTGTGGACCATGTAAACAGATTCGTCCGATATTTGATACCCGAAGTAATCAGTATCGCTATTACAGCAATATTCAGTTTATTTCGATCAGTTTGGATCAGGATAAAACCAAGTGGGTGAATTATTTGAAAACAAAACCGTCGAAAGTGCCACAATATTGGTTATCAGACGCACGAGAGTTTATGAACAAGTATAAGATCCAGACAATTCCAAGATTTATTATCATAGATCCTGATGGAAAAGTTTTCAACCTAAATAGTCCATTTCCTGATGAAGATAATTTCGTAGAAATTTTAGATAAGCTCAAGAAGTATTAACTTTGTGAAAAATTTAAAATTGATATGAGAAAGACTCAGATAACGATAGACGTTGAATTGGATGAAAACCATATTCCTGAATTAATAACCTGGAATGCGCAGGATGGAGGAATTGAAAAGGAAGAGACTAAAGCAACAATGATTTCTGTTTGGGATGAAAAAACAATGGAAGCTTTAAGAATTGACCTTTGGACCAAGGAAATGCCTGTTGATCAGATGAAGATGTTCATCCACCAGATTTTAGTTTCTTTAGGAAATACCTACCAGAGAGCAACCGGAGAAGAGGATGTAGCACAATGGATTGAACAGATTGCAGAAGAGTTTGCCATAAAGTCCGCAATAAAAATGTAAATAAAATTTACCAATATATCAATGTACCAATGTATTTTTAATTGTTAAATTGTTACACTGGTAGATTGTTACATTATAAAAGAAAAATATTATGAATTTCAATACAAAAGTTATACACGGCGGACAACACCATGAGTCTGCAACAGGTTCTGTAAATGTTCCGGTATTTTTAACTTCTACTTTTGCACAAAAAAGTCCTGGAGTGCACTCTGGTTACGAATATTCAAGAGCAGCTAATCCAACAAGACAGGCTTTAGAGGATTCTTTAGCAAGTATCGAAAACGGAGCAAGAGGTCTTGCTTTCGGCTCTGGTCTTGCAGCCATCGACTGTGTTTTAAAATTATTAAATCCCGGTGATGAGGTAATTGCTGTAGATGATTTATATGGTGGAACTTATAGAATGTTCACAAGACTTTTTGAAAAATACCAATTGAAGTTTACTTTCGTAAATTTTGATGATGTTTCTAAAATTGCTGACGTTATCACAGATAATACAAAGCTGATCTGGGTGGAAACACCTACGAATCCTTTGATGAAATTGGTGGATATCAAAGCTGTTGTTGAAATTGCTAAAGGAAAAGATATTCTAGTAGCGGTTGATAATACTTTTGCAACTCCTTATATCCAAAGGCCAATCGACTTGGGTGCTGATATCGTAATGCATTCAGCTACAAAATACTTAGGCGGACATTCTGATGTTATTGCTGGGGCTCTTATCGCTAAAGATGCTGAATTGGGAGAAAAGTTACATTTCATCCAGTTTGCAAGTGGTGGTATATTAGGACCTCATGATTCTTATTTGGTATTAAGAGGAATTAAAACATTGGCATTAAGAATGCAAAGACATTCTGATAATGGGCTTGAAGTAGCAAAATATCTTGAAACTCATCCTGCTGTAGATAGAGTAATTTATCCGGGATTAGAGTCTCACGCACAATATGAATTGGCAAAATCTCAGATGAAAGAAGCTGGCGGAATGGTGTCTTTTACTTTCAAATCTGGAAAAAAAGAAGACGCAATCAAATTCTTAGAAAGAGTAAAAGTTTTCACATTAGCTGAATCTTTAGGTGGAGTAGAGTCTTTAGCCAATCACCCGGCATTAATGACGCATGCTTCTATTCCTGCAGAAAAAAGAGCTGAATTAGGTATCACAGACGATTTGGTTCGTTTAAGTGTTGGTATCGAAGATACAGAAGATCTTATTGGAGATTTAGAAAGAGCTTTTTCTTAAATTAAAAACAATAAATATCCGGTTTTGATCAATGCTTTTTATATTTTGCTTAAAATAGTATGATCAAAAACGGATGTTTTTTTATAAACCAAATCTTAATATGAAAAACACAAGAAAAGCAACCACTGAGGATTTACCTCAGTTATCAGAATTGTTTGATCAATACAGGGTTTTTTATCACAAAGAATCTGATATTCCAAGTGCGGAAAAATTTCTAAAAGAAAGAATTGAATATAAAGAATCTGAACTCTTTGTTGCTGAAACAGAAGGTAAGTTGATAGGATTTGTTCAGCTATATCCTTTATTTTCCTCTACAAGAATGAAACGCTATTGGATATTGAATGATTTATATGTGAATGATTCTTACAGAGGAAAAGGCTATTCTAAGGAATTAATCGAAGAAGCTAAAGAACTATGTAAATCTTCAGGAGCCAGCGGAGTATTGTTGGAAACAGGAAAAAGCAATGATATCGGGAATCAGCTATATCCATCTTGTGGATTTGAATTATATGACTCTGTTAACTTTTATGAATGGAGTAACCCGGATCAATAAAGAATTACTAATTACTTATAACTAATAGAAGTCATATGACCGATTTTCAAAAATACATTCAAAGATATTTAGACCAGATTCCATCCGAAGACTGGATGGGAGAATTAAACAAATCAGGGGAGAAGACTACCGAAATTTATTCTACTCTTACTGAAGAGCAATCTCACTTTGCTTATGGAGAAGGGAAGTGGACATTGAAGGAGTTGCTTCTACATTTATCAGATACAGAAAGAGTGTTTCAGTACAGAATTCTTGCTTTTGCAAGAGGTGAGGAGGCCGCATTGCCAGGATTTGATGAAAATGATTATGCCGCCCGTTCTTTCGCCAATGAAAGAAGTTTAAGTTCCCTTTTAGAAGAATACAAATTGGTAAGAAAATCTTCTCAAATATTACTAGAAACACTTAATCCAAGTGCTTTAGCCAATAAAGGGATTGCCAGCGGAAATGAGATAACGGTTGAAACAATCGGAAGGCTTATTGTTGGACACAATTATCATCATTTGCATATTATTGAGGAAAGGTATTTGCCGAATTTGCTGTAAAACTAAAAGAAAGATTGGTTATAATTAAATTTCAATGATATTCCGGAAAAATTTTTTACTAATACCCCTATTTATTTTTTTTATCTCCCTTTTTTTCAAGGCTTTTAAAGTTGTTGATTTGGGTAAGATGACAGATTACAAATCTGGATTGATTCTTCTTTTTGGGGCAATTAGCTTTCTGGGTGGCGGAATATTAGAGTTTTTTATTTGGACTGCTAATTTATGGTTTTTATTGGCTATTTTGTTTCTGTATAAAAAAGAATATTTTATAGCTATTTTATTTGGATTATTAGCTTCAGCTATATCTTTATCATTTATTTCTTGGAAAGAAATTTTAGTTTCTGAGAATGGCAGAATGGGAGAGATATACAGTTTAGAAATAGGTTATTTTTTATGGCTGTTTTCCATTTTGTTTACGACGATTTCTTCTATTTATTTAAAAATTACGGTTAAAAATAATTGATTTTTCTTTAATTCCCCCCAGGGGGCTTTAGCCAAAACATAATGAAAATTCTTATTTTTGACAAAACAAAAAAATAAAGGTCTTTGGTCTTTTACCTTTATTCTTTCTTCTAAAAAATTAAAATGGAAAACATTATCAATATATTAAAATCCGGTGGAACGATTCTTTACCCCACAGATACTATCTGGGGGATTGGTTGTGACGCGACCAATGTCGAAGCGATCAATAAAATCTTTGATATCAAAAAGCGTGAGAAAAATAAATCCATGATCATTTTAGTGGAGTCTGAGAAAAGACTGCAGGACCTGGTAGATGTTCCGGAGATGGCTTGGGAGATCATTGACTTAAGTGAAAAACCGGTAACAATCGTCTATGAGAATCCAAAAGGCTTACCCAAGGAATTATTAGCAGAAGACGGAAGTATAGGAATCCGTTTAGTGAAAAATGATTTCTGTAAAAAACTGATTACAAAACTGAACAAACCTTTAGTGTCAACATCAGCCAATTTTAGTGGCGATAAAAGCCCATTAAAGTTTTCTGACATTTCCTCAGAAATAATCAATTTGGTTGATTATGCCGTGGAAGAAGATCGAGAAAAGGTTTCTAAGTTTTCAGGATCTTCGGTTATAAAAATATGGAGTGATAATAGAATAAAAGTTCTTCGGGAATAGAAAACAAGATTTTAATTATCTTTGCAGATCATTTAACCATTAGGAAATTAAGAAAGATGGAGTTTGTTTAAAATACATCAGTTTTTAAACATTGATCTACAACTGGATTTCTTAGTGGTTTTACATTAAATAATAAATATGTTCATCAATCTTACTCAAAATAAAAATCTAAAGCTTTTTAAAATAATCTCGGAAGTAGCGGCCAGAAATAATCAGTCAGTATATATTGTTGGTGGGTATGTTCGGGATTTATTGATGAAAAGAAAAGCATCTACAGATATTGATTTTGTTACTGAGCAGAGTGGAATTGAACTTGCCCAAAGTGTAGCTGAAGAAATTGATCCTAAGTTAAAAGTTTCTGTTTTTAAGACCTATGGAACAGCGATGATCAAATATAGAGATCTTGAATTAGAATTTGTAGGAGCAAGAAAGGAAAGCTATACTGAAAATAGTCGTAAACCTGAAGTAGAAGGAGGCACACTGGAAGACGATCAGAAAAGAAGGGATTTTACCATTAATGCAATGGCTATCTCTTTGAACAAAGATAATTTTGGAGAACTTATTGATCCTTTTAATGGGATAGAAGATCTTGAAAAGAAAATTTTAAGAACACCTTTAGAGCCTGTCCAGACTTATTCTGACGATCCACTGAGAATGATGAGGGCAATTCGTTTTGCCTCTACCTTACAGTTTACAATAGAAGAAAATTCATTATTGGCGATCAGTCAGGAAGTAGAAAGAATTAAAATAGTTTCTATGGAAAGGATCATGGTGGAATTTAATAAAATTATGATGTCTGAAAAGCCATCTATCGGATTAAGTTTATTAGGACAGACAGGGCTTTTAAAATACATTATCCCAGAGTTAATAGAGCTGAAAGGAGTAGAAGAGGTAGAAGGACAAACCCATAAAGACAATTTTTATCATACTTTGGAAGTGGTAGATAATATCTCGTTAAATACAGATAAACTCTGGCTACGTTGGGCAGCATTGCTTCATGATATTGGAAAAGCTCCCACAAAGAAATTTGTTGAGGGAACGGGCTGGACATTTCATGGACACGAGTTTTTAGGTTCAAAAATGGCAAAAACGCTTTTTCAAAGACTTAAATTACCTTTAGGTCCAGATTTAAAGTATGTCCAGAAAATGGTAAAACTTTCATCCCGTCCAATTGCTTTGATTACAGATGATGCATCCGATTCTGCATTAAGAAGGCTATTGTTTGATGCCGGTGAAGATATGGAAGATCTGTTTACACTTTGTAAAGCAGATATAACGACGAAAAATTCTAAAAAACAGGATAAGTTCAAACGTAATTTTGAATATGTTGCTGTCAAAATAAAAGAGGTTGAAGAAAAAGACCAGGTAAGAAACTTTCAGCCCCCAATTTCAGGAGAAGAAATTATGGAGATGTTTGATCTTAAACCGGGACGCGAGATTGGGATTTTAAAAGAAAAAGTAAAAGAAGCTATTTTAGAAGGTGAAATTTTAAATGACCATGATGAGGCGAAAAGATTCGTAATTATTGAAGCTGAAAAATTAGGACTAGAAGCTAAAATTTAAAATAAAACTTCAAATAATAAAAAAGATCTGAAAAACTATTTCAGATCTTTTTTATTTAAATCTTTTATAAAAGAAATCCGGGCTGCCCTAAGGCAGCCCGGAAAAAACACAAATGATGAAAAAAAATAAAATTTATTTGTATATCGAAGTATAAATTTCTTAATTCAGATATACACCATTAGAACCTTTACCCGTTGTAAAGGACTTAATTTTTGATCCTGAAGTTGTATATACTGTAATTTCACTGTCTTCAGTGAAGTTTTTAACGTCTGATGTGAAGATTTTTCCATCTACAACGCTAAATCCATATAAAGTATAATATTGTCCACCGTCTACAGCTGTAATAATAGGAGTTGTAGGAGTGATATTAGATGTCATATTCATTGAATATACTTTGTTGGCAGAAGAGAAGAAATACTTCCCGCCATCTATCTGAAGATTGGTGGCATTAGCAATACCTGTTAAAGTAGTCGTTTTGGTAATGTTTCCAGTATTAGAGATCTGATAAATATAGGAATCTGTAGCTTCTGAAGCAATAACATAAACATTTCCATTATAAGAAATAGTTCTGTTGATATTTCCGTTTGGTAATGTGATTACAGATTGTATTTCATTATTTGAAGTATTGATGTAGGTAATTTTGTTTCCAAAACCAAAACTTGCATTTTGAACAAAAATGTTTCCTCCAGCTTCAACAATTCTTTCTACAGCATCATTGAACGTAATTTTTTTAACGAAAGATAAATCTGAGCTTTTATAAATGCTTACATATTTTGCACCGTTATACTTATCGTTAGTTACATATACGTTATTAGTAGTAACGGCAACATAACGAGGCTGATCAATTTGATCAGTAATTGTACCTGTACTTTTAAAAGTATAACGGTTAACCACTTGAATTTTATTGGAATTGTTCAACAGAAGATATGCTTTGTCACCATTGAATGCTACAGATTGTAAAACATCTCCCAGTTGAGTTCCATTGTTTTTAGAAAAAATACTGTTCTGGCTAAAAGTCAGATCTCTTGAAACAAAAGTTACTTCTGCATTAGGCTTTCCAAAATTCCCTTCATTAGCGATTAAGAAACCATTTTCATAAGTAATTACTGGTAATGTATCATCATCATTGTTACTACACGAAATATTGAATAGCAATACGGTAGCAAATAAAAGTTGTAAGAGTTTAGTTATTTTCATGTTATTTTTAATTAAAAATTTATTGTTGCTGAAATACTGTAGTTTCGTTTTGGCATAGGATAATAGGATACCGTTTCATAAACAGTATTGGTTAAATTATTTACTTTAAACCCTATGATGTATTTTTTTAGGATGGTTGCCGAAATTCCAGTGTTTAAAACAAAATAAGGATCCAGGGCGTCTTCTCTTTTTTCATCGGTTGTGGTATATGTAAGACCGTTAAATAAACCTTGAACATAAAATTTTAAGAAATCGTACTGATAATCAAAATTTCCAAAAACTTTATGAAGTGGGACATATACCATCTGGTTCTTAGTTTCTTTGTTAATTGATTTGGCAAAGGTATATCCAACATTGAATCTGAAATGGTGTTCATTGAATTTTTTATCAAATGTAATCTGAGATTCTAAACCATAAGATTCCACCTTGTTGATATTTACAGGAGACCAATAACCGTATTCTGTAGGAAGCCAAACAATATTGTCTGAAATATTAAGATAATATGGGCTTAATGTAAGTTTAAACGCACCAAATTTAAAATCATGATCCATATCTATCTGGAATGATGTTTCTGGTTTTAAATCAAGGTTTCCCCCGGGATTCCAATACAGCTCATTGAAAGTAGGAAATCTGAAGTTTTTGGATATATTCAAACCTACGCTGTACCATTGTAGAGGATCCCATTTTCCGGAAAATGAATAAAGCAGAGGTGCATTTATATTTTCAACAAAATCTTTTTTTACTCCAGCCTCAAAACGCAGATCTTTCGTTGGGAAATAGCGTAATAATCCAGCCACAGATCCCACATTTCTACTTACATTTCCAATTCCCTCTGTTTTTATACCTGGGATGACGGGCTGATATCCTTCTCCTTTATTCACCTGAAATTCAGTAATTACATTAAAATTCAGTTTTGGAACAATGAAATAGTTAAAATCATTTTTAAAAATGTAATTCTTTCCTGTAGATCCACTTGTTTTTGGAGCGTTATAATTGCCGAAATATTGAAAGTTTTCTTCTGTATAAGCTGCTTTTAGGCTATTCGAAAATTTACTTTTATTGATGTCCCAAGAAAGTAAGCTTCTGGTACTTTGTGTCTCATATCTTGTTCTGTTCCCATTTTCGACAAAAATGGGATAGTTTTGAGCGGAATCAAAAAACTGACTTTGCCACGAAAGGGTTTGATGATTGGCAATTTTGTATGATATACCAACATTAAATGTTGTATTGTAATATTTCCCGTTTCTGTTTAGGTAATTTTTCTCTTCAACTTCATAATCATTCTGACTGATCGAGTGATTTCCCGAAACTTTAAAACTGAACTTATCATTGCTATAGGCAGCTTGAGCAAAATTATTAAAGGTGTTAAAAGAACCTGCCTCAGAATATAAAGATGCTTTGAAGCCATCATTAAAGCCTAAATTGTTATTGAGGTGAATGCTTCCTCCAATAGCACCACTTCCATAAATGACACTTCCACCACCTGCTTTTATTCCGATCTGATCATATCCGAATAAAGGGATATTATTAATGTCTCCTTGTCCAAGAAATATGGAGTTAATATTAATCCCATTCCATACAAAAGCAGTCTGTTGTGCAGTTGTTCCCCTAAATGAAGGCGAAGATACAGCACCACGGCCATTTTCTTTAATGTAAACGCTGGACTGGAAACGTAGAAGCTCTGAAAGATTGGTGGAGTTTTTTTCCACATCTTGTGGAGTAATCGTATTTACCTTATGAAAAAGCTTTACTTTATTCATTTGGTTGTCAAAAATATACACGGTGTCAATTGCTTTCTCCTGTCCCAGACAAAAAAAATAGGCAGATGACGATAAAAGTAGTACTAAAGTTTTTTTCATACTATTTTACTTTTCCTCCGAAAGCAATATATTTTTGATATTATCATTTTGGCAGGTCTCCTGACTTTCGCTTTTCTATACCTTCCCGTTTGCACAGTGGTTTGTTATAGAATATGATAGTTGCGATTTACAGTTGCGGGGACAGTTTGGGTTTTCCACCCAATTCCCTATTATTTTCAATAGCTTGAAAACCAAAATTTTTGCAAAGATAAGTTTTTAAAAAGAAACGCCAATTTTATCTATTAAAATGTGTTTTTTTAAATCAGAAATCACGAAATATTCTGTTATTAAATGATATTGATAAGCAAATTTAAACTTTCATGATTTTACTCTTAGTGATTATAAAAACGTAGCATCAAAATAGAAAGGTAGTAGATCTTTAATGGAATGAACTTTTACAATCTCATCATTCATGCTTGAGAAATAAAGATCAATATTTTCATTTTGCTTTGTTTCGTACTCCATTAAACTTTGTCTGCACGCTCCACATGGAGGGATAGGAGGATTCTTTTCAGAAAATTCTTTAGGTCCGCCCACGATAAAGATCTTTTTGATCTTTTGATCCGGAAAGTTAGCACCAACCCAGAATAAAGCTGTTCTCTCAGCACAAAGTCCTGAAGGAAAGGCTGCATTTTCCTGATTGTTTCCAGAGAAAATTTCACCGTTTTCCAGCAAAATGGAACAGCCAACAAAAAACTCAGAATAAGGGGCATAAGCATTTTCACGAGCTAGTTTCGCTCTTTCGAAAAGTTTTTTTTCTATATCGTTCAGTTCGCTACTATTTTTAAAGTATTCATAGCCGATCTGTATGTCTTTTTTCATATATTGGAGCCTAAAAAGGGGGGATAAAATTAGTTCTTTTTCAGCACGTAGGCAAGCCAATTTTATTCAGTCATTTAATATTAAAATCCAAAATAGATAAAGATGTTATATACTCCAATACAGTTTAGAAATGTTGAACTGAAAAACCGTTGGGTAATGTCTCCCATGTGTATGTATTCGTGTGAAAACGGATTAGCAAATGACTTTCATTTTGTCCACTATGGAAGTAGATCCCAAGGAGGAACAGGATTAGTAATGGTTGAAGCAACGGGTGTTGAACCTCGTGGAAGAATTACCAATAAATGTATGGGTATCTGGAATGACGAACAGGCGGCAAAGCTTCAGAAAATTGTAGAATTCATTCATTCAAATTCTGAAAGTAAGATTGGAATCCAGCTGGCGCATGCTGGAAGAAAAGGATCTACCTGGAATAATATTCAGATTCCCATGGAGGAAGGATGGGAAACTCTTGCTCCAAGTCCAATTCCTTATCATCCGACTGAAAGAATTCCACATGTTTTAACTGTTGAAGAAATTAAAGAACAGGTTCAAAATTTTAAGACTGCTGCAAGAAGAGCTGTTAAAGCTGGTTTTGACATCATAGAAATTCATGGGGCACATGGTTATTTGATCCATCAATTTTTATCTCCACTTTCTAATATCAGAACAGATGAATATGGGGGAAGTTTTGAGAACAGAATAAGATTTCTATTAGAAATTGTAGACGCAGTCAATGATGAGTTGAACGAAAATGTAGCCCTATTTGTTAGAATCTCAGGAACTGAATATGCTGAAAATGGATGGAGTGTTGATAACAGTGTAGAATTGGCAAGAGTTTTAAAGAATCATAATGTAGATTTAGTAGATGTTTCCAGTGGTGGAAATATCCATGGAGCAAAAATATCTGTTTTTGATGGTTATCAGGTACCTTTCTCTTCACGGGTAAGAAATGAAGCTGGAGTAAAGACAGGAGCAGTAGGTTTGATCACTAAAGTGGAACAAGCCGAAAATATTTTACAAAAAGGAGACGCAGATCTGATCTTTGTTGCCAGAGAGATTTTGAGGAATCCATATATTGCCATTCAGGGCTCATTTGAAATGCAGGAAGAATGTTTTTTTCCGCATCAATATCTCAGAGCTAAAATTTCTTCTTAATTTTAGATAATAATAGTAAAAATACCAAAAATGAAAATCGAAGATTTTATGCTGCCTTGTCCAAGTAAGAAATTCTTAGGAATAGAATGCTTTGGTTGTGGTA is part of the Chryseobacterium paludis genome and encodes:
- a CDS encoding thioredoxin-like domain-containing protein; the protein is MKKLFILVNTEWLKIKGLGLVYLGLILGALIPLIGFLNQTFNPVFITAEDLPASVFESTITDTFKAFSLFFLLLYIIITANRIAQVDHKNNGWQLMETQPISKFQLYLSKYIVLLILGFLCIASYFIFSILFSLLDFYIHPSETKLLTFDLLWVVKTFTRLCFAILGVAAIQLCVSVAFPGFIWAFLVGILGLIVNMYSLVERASLPYIPYNSMYILSKSPNIRSLSHFVTYSEYLSLFWAIVFFIIGYFWYRGKSFKTAFLKSKKQIILSCIFVIVVSGAFFILEKPKAYYSEGSGILIKGKLSTDLKIDSIKIFSKDFHKKIGSAAVRDGIFLWETKQDLPFDEYSLEFGTKRIDFMMGDGDRFDFNIRCNTMHILYYLNSNRSAEQEYKNEEDGFGSEFSYAVDGQKYNDDPIQFYKLAQSDWKKNMKRLEYYTDSENHALSDEYKAYRKQLLAIQYLNEINNYRKMTSYDDPKFAPPASFLTELNTGIKNPTLLLSKNDDYIQYKLDQMLTDKDRLSNADSILFIKLNTLPNGINKDRLLTKHLVKSMELESDSLSRNQLFAKEIKELKDIDYQKLVESNFEQLNISQKGAPFLDLKLLDNKGKAHQLSQYRGKYVVIDLWATWCGPCKQIRPIFDTRSNQYRYYSNIQFISISLDQDKTKWVNYLKTKPSKVPQYWLSDAREFMNKYKIQTIPRFIIIDPDGKVFNLNSPFPDEDNFVEILDKLKKY
- the gldC gene encoding gliding motility protein GldC; its protein translation is MRKTQITIDVELDENHIPELITWNAQDGGIEKEETKATMISVWDEKTMEALRIDLWTKEMPVDQMKMFIHQILVSLGNTYQRATGEEDVAQWIEQIAEEFAIKSAIKM
- a CDS encoding cystathionine gamma-synthase; amino-acid sequence: MNFNTKVIHGGQHHESATGSVNVPVFLTSTFAQKSPGVHSGYEYSRAANPTRQALEDSLASIENGARGLAFGSGLAAIDCVLKLLNPGDEVIAVDDLYGGTYRMFTRLFEKYQLKFTFVNFDDVSKIADVITDNTKLIWVETPTNPLMKLVDIKAVVEIAKGKDILVAVDNTFATPYIQRPIDLGADIVMHSATKYLGGHSDVIAGALIAKDAELGEKLHFIQFASGGILGPHDSYLVLRGIKTLALRMQRHSDNGLEVAKYLETHPAVDRVIYPGLESHAQYELAKSQMKEAGGMVSFTFKSGKKEDAIKFLERVKVFTLAESLGGVESLANHPALMTHASIPAEKRAELGITDDLVRLSVGIEDTEDLIGDLERAFS
- a CDS encoding GNAT family N-acetyltransferase, producing MKNTRKATTEDLPQLSELFDQYRVFYHKESDIPSAEKFLKERIEYKESELFVAETEGKLIGFVQLYPLFSSTRMKRYWILNDLYVNDSYRGKGYSKELIEEAKELCKSSGASGVLLETGKSNDIGNQLYPSCGFELYDSVNFYEWSNPDQ
- a CDS encoding DinB family protein, producing MTDFQKYIQRYLDQIPSEDWMGELNKSGEKTTEIYSTLTEEQSHFAYGEGKWTLKELLLHLSDTERVFQYRILAFARGEEAALPGFDENDYAARSFANERSLSSLLEEYKLVRKSSQILLETLNPSALANKGIASGNEITVETIGRLIVGHNYHHLHIIEERYLPNLL
- a CDS encoding L-threonylcarbamoyladenylate synthase, which encodes MENIINILKSGGTILYPTDTIWGIGCDATNVEAINKIFDIKKREKNKSMIILVESEKRLQDLVDVPEMAWEIIDLSEKPVTIVYENPKGLPKELLAEDGSIGIRLVKNDFCKKLITKLNKPLVSTSANFSGDKSPLKFSDISSEIINLVDYAVEEDREKVSKFSGSSVIKIWSDNRIKVLRE
- a CDS encoding CCA tRNA nucleotidyltransferase, whose translation is MFINLTQNKNLKLFKIISEVAARNNQSVYIVGGYVRDLLMKRKASTDIDFVTEQSGIELAQSVAEEIDPKLKVSVFKTYGTAMIKYRDLELEFVGARKESYTENSRKPEVEGGTLEDDQKRRDFTINAMAISLNKDNFGELIDPFNGIEDLEKKILRTPLEPVQTYSDDPLRMMRAIRFASTLQFTIEENSLLAISQEVERIKIVSMERIMVEFNKIMMSEKPSIGLSLLGQTGLLKYIIPELIELKGVEEVEGQTHKDNFYHTLEVVDNISLNTDKLWLRWAALLHDIGKAPTKKFVEGTGWTFHGHEFLGSKMAKTLFQRLKLPLGPDLKYVQKMVKLSSRPIALITDDASDSALRRLLFDAGEDMEDLFTLCKADITTKNSKKQDKFKRNFEYVAVKIKEVEEKDQVRNFQPPISGEEIMEMFDLKPGREIGILKEKVKEAILEGEILNDHDEAKRFVIIEAEKLGLEAKI
- a CDS encoding YncE family protein, producing the protein MKITKLLQLLFATVLLFNISCSNNDDDTLPVITYENGFLIANEGNFGKPNAEVTFVSRDLTFSQNSIFSKNNGTQLGDVLQSVAFNGDKAYLLLNNSNKIQVVNRYTFKSTGTITDQIDQPRYVAVTTNNVYVTNDKYNGAKYVSIYKSSDLSFVKKITFNDAVERIVEAGGNIFVQNASFGFGNKITYINTSNNEIQSVITLPNGNINRTISYNGNVYVIASEATDSYIYQISNTGNITKTTTLTGIANATNLQIDGGKYFFSSANKVYSMNMTSNITPTTPIITAVDGGQYYTLYGFSVVDGKIFTSDVKNFTEDSEITVYTTSGSKIKSFTTGKGSNGVYLN